In Glycine soja cultivar W05 chromosome 10, ASM419377v2, whole genome shotgun sequence, the genomic stretch GTCGTCGTATGATTTCAGTTTCGGAAGCTACGTGCACCGTTTCAATGtctacaggaaaaaaaaaaaaaaccctactcTATTTAACTAGTtgctaataatttatttcacagaaataaatatttttttagggtaTGAATaagctaatttattttaattagaaatatgcatttttattagtttttgcaatattttaatccttatatttaataaaaaaaaattagcatgtTTTTACTCTTTCATCAAGGagtttttaaagattaaaaataaattgaaaattttatataatggcAAATTATTATAGTATTAATGAAATTGtctctatatattttgtattttactgAAAAGATActtgaacaaaaaaatacttaatattaAGATAAATTCTATTGAAGTTAatcatgacatttttttatgcttaagaaacatatataaatattcttaaaaatatttatagttacAAGTATAATTTAATCATTCTCATAAGTCATGTTACCTATCAttcaataattatgattttcagGTTTAAAAAAACCTTTCCATACCAAAAACACTCCTAACAGGATGTTTATAACAGGCCCTTCaatcaacacacacacacacaaaaaaaaaaaaaaaaaaacaggccTTACAaagaaattaggaaaaaaattatggtaGAGAATCGTATCTCATACCAACAATTAAaagttttcacttttaattattcaaaattagtAGTACGAAGGGGtcttagaattttttaaataaaaaaatttaaataatttttaccaATTCAAAATAATCCGTATCACTGTATGCTGattaaatcattattttcttttatttctacgTAAGAAGTGATGCTGCCTAAAGACGAGCAGAAAGGGGGTTTTTTGCGTGGGAGGAATTAGGAAACCCTGATCTGAATTGGATATCCTCCAAATGATGCTCTTCCTCTTCTATTTAATGGAAACTTCAACCTCTTTTTAAGCTATCAGCGAATGTTTCACACACTTCTTTTCATCGTAGCCAATAAAAAAGCAGCCTCAAGAGTAACCATTAACCAGTGCCCTTCAATTTGAAATATCTATCCCAAGTCGTGTCAATGAAAAGTTAaggtttttctttaaaaaaaaaagacttagatAAATACTAGTAGTATTGTAGATGAGAATGCATGGCTGGTTGATGgtcatataatataaaaagtaaattacatGGATCTCTCTTTGCTCTTATTTCACCCGATACTCCTCTATTTCTTACATTACTAAGTCCCTAAGAGGGATCGATATAATTAATGGTTTTTAAACCTAAGATCGGAGGTCAgtgaaacaaaagtaaaaaaattaaagtgttttttttttttggtatttgtaGTACTTAATTCAATTCTTATgaattaaaaacattataatttttttaataagaacattaaaatttaattccttAACTAGTAATTTAAGTCCCTTGTCATTAGACATTAGTGAATTAATGCTACAACCTACCGCAGGTACTTGTTGCAAAAATACAAAGAGATGTGATCAGTGGCACTGTTGAATTTGGCAAATCCAGTTCGTGTGCAATGAAATTGGCAAGAGGACTAGATCAATGATGAAAATCATGAAAATGCTATTTAGCCAGATTTGCATTATTTGACCGATGAACGTGAAGTTTCACCCACCAAATTAGATGCTGTGCGTACTGCAGATATATACTTTCAAATAATGAATAATGAAGACGTTTTGCAATCCCTGACCTGACTTTGCAAATCACAAAGTAACTTTGTGGTATAGCCGCGTTTAGATAATGCATGCATGATGCATTCCTAGAGACCAGAGGTTGCAAAGCATCCAGAATCCAGATCACACGATATATATTTCACAATTCAGTACAAATCTAAATTCCACGTATGTTATGGCTTTGGCTTGTCTGTTCTGTACCTTATAACGTGACATCGTTGGTGTGGATAACATGGATTTGATCTCGGATTCGGAGTAATCAGGTAATTTGGGAATTGATTTCGGAttgataaaattcattatgatgAAGAGGATGGTGATGAAGATAACTTGGATACAGACCacaataatgattttgattcGGTCTGAAATTCATTTGTTTCGTTTTCAATATACAAGTGAAGATTAAATTCATTTCTCATTAACACTTTAGGAGGAAACTTCATCCATTTTGCCAAAACATTGGGTGAAGTATTGGTGGTTGGAAGTTCATTATAAGGAGTTTGATGGCACCTTTAAGAAAAACTGTGCCAAGAATGAAGTAAATAACTTACCtatgatttataattagattCAAGGCCTTACAAGACCCGCCTCTATTGAAGAACATTCTATAATACAGAACACACATATATACCAATCAGTCCAATAATTCGGACGCAAGCCCATTTAAAGTAAAGGAGAAATATTGGTGCGATTAATGATGATGTACTTAATTTAAGATCACTTACAAATTATGCAGCACAGGTGGAGTCGTGGAGAATATTGAAGGAGACTACTTACAGTTGGAGATGAATAAATTCAGGTGTTATCAGCACGAGAAAATCTGGTATGTTTAATGATACTAATGTTACATGGACCTACAATGGATTACACTTTGTTCATATTCATTGATACTGGTATTTTACTTAGAACTTTGCTCTTTGGTTAGTTAAGCAATAACTGACAAATGAAATGACACATCGAATCTGCTTTCTCTCCCATCTATCATCACacccaacatttcattccatcaAACTGattacaattttataatatttcacAGTTGacaataataatcaaataattggAAAGTAATAAACTTTTACCTTTTAAATGTCAACCCAAAATCTGGgtatatatgtttaattttattttttctctgcaAAATATCAAGGGTGGGCTTAATTTGGTGCAATAGTGAGGTACTGAGGTCACATGTTCAAATCCTGGAAAGGGTCTTTTTACTTATTTACCTTACGTGGAAGCTTCATGCACTACACGCATCTACCCCTTTTTAAAAGCTTCAGTATTGTAAGTACTTTTAAGAGATGTTAATTTCATGCTTTGTATTCTAGTCACAAGAAAGTAGAACAACTATAATGGGTGGAGCACCTACAAAGGAATCTAGGTCCCTGTTTGATATATCCATCATAGAATTTGTTCCCCCATGTTCTATGGTGTAAACTTATTAGGCAGTAAGTTATGTAACTGATATGACTCAAACCCATTAGCCACTCCTAAGAGATTTGAGAGCTCACCTGTGTTTATTGCCAAACATCATCACCttaccacaaaaaaaatctttggcAAAAAGTGTCTTCAAAATCACGTTTTTGCCTCAAAAAGATGCATTTCTATGTTTAACCGCAAATACAAAACAGACCCTTATTGAGTGGCAGAGAGCCTCATTCATGTGAATCATATAGCTTAAGTACTGCATTGAATTTTTCCACCTTTGTTCAACGTGGAACGTACCGATAACTTAGATTTTCAACTAGCGATACAGATATTAAAGATCTTATTTCTGGTATAGGGTAAGCATTAACAAATTAGATGCTCAGCTGAGGTTAAAAATCCTAATCTGATAACATTTCATTACGTACGTGATTATTATTGTTTagctgaaaaacaaaaacagctTATTCTGATTTTGGCACTCTCCTTGAAATAGAAGACTACATGAAAGCTCAACAACCCAATGCTATCAACACTCAGCTTCCAAAATCATCTCACGTTTGAAAGCTGGTGAAGAAAAGACTATACAAGCCCTCAAACTCTCCGCTGGAAATGTAAGGATATTCATGTGGAGgtactaaaaaaatgaaatgaatttctccataagttaaaattaactctcGATTAGTTCAAAtgatattcaattaagaatggggtacatgatattttttcataatacaaagtttaatttctttttattgcaCTACTTGTGACATGTTTCTTGGCATGCACTGTACCTCTAAACAACAATAATGTTTAGCCAGATAATTTTTATAGGATGTTTGTCAGATTGATGATCTAATATAGGCTTCAAAATAGATTTATTGAGTTatcatcttttgtttttcttcttttgaaatAATTCCATTGCATTTAGGTATTTGGCCTTCTGTTTTTAGTAGTTTCTCAAACACCACACCTTGCGATGTCCGGCTCTGGAAGATAAACTGCTGCtcgtagatttgcaacttggtGCTTTTAATCTTTCTATTGGTATGTATGATGTAAGGAATGAATCTTCTCATGTTGAATTTTCACATGACCATATCACGTGAAAATTGtgtttatttctctttatacatATACACAAATTTTAATATGGTCCCACCCATTTAATTTCTATGAAGAACAAGATAGATAAAACAAACTTTCACATGGTATGGTTATGTGAAAGTTTAACACGAGAGGATCCATTCCCACATGTTCTATGAAGGATTGATAAGATGATCCAAGGAGAAACTGCCTTCCGTGCATTACATGAAAAACAAAGTGGTCTAATTACAAAACCTATTGAAAGTTTCACTTCTAGAATGAGTTGACTTGTGACATGCCCAATGCACTAGAAAGAATATGCTCACAAGTCAATTTTGCCTATCATAGTTAAATTTTTACATAGGGAAGTAAGGCATAAAGCGATGCTTCTAATTGAAtcatactaaatatttgaatatttgatgCTGCCAACAAGATGGCTGATAACTCCCAAAGTAACTCTCTCTAGGCACTTGGAAATGAGAAAAGAGCTGCAATGCCATAGTTAACACGATTCATGAACATGTGCCAAATTTCTCCCTTGGTAAAAATACAACTTCGTTTTAAGTATATTCATCTTACAAATGTTGTATAGAAGCATCAAGAAACAGTAATCATCGGTTACATAAACTACTTAGAACCACTGCAAGGTGAGATTTACGAACTTGATAAATCTTATTGAACAATATAGCATAAACTACACTCAAGATAGTGTACCTAGCTCCTTGTGTAAGTCTCATAAACAAACTGCCGCAAGCATATCTACAACAGCAGAACCAACAGACATGAACACAGTAATCTGCTCAGAACTGCTTCTCCCAACTTTGTCACCTCTCACAAGCTCCACCAAACTCCCTCCAATTTCATCTCTCTTGATGACCCCTCTCTCAAAAGCACCCACCAGCTCCCCTGCTTCAACTAATGCAGCCTCATTGTCCACAAAAACCTTTCCCCTCCTTATGGCCTCATCATCACACTCCATCATCGAAGGCTTGAAGGAACCCACCAAATCCAAATGCGCCCCACCCTTCAACCTCACACCCTTCACAAGGGGTGTCTCGGAATTCGTGGCGCAACTCACAATGTCCCCAAATCCGACAACCTCGTCCAAACAGCCACAACCCTCGAAGCTCACTCCACCAAATTCCCCACTTTGACCAAATTTGTCGCCTTTCCCACTGTTCTGTTCCAGATGATGACTTTTCTCAAACTGGGTATGGCTGAAAGATGGGCTTTGATCAGGCGCGGTGCCAAGGAACTAGCACCTACCATAACAAGAACCTCGCTGTCATGTCTCGCTAAGTATTTGGAAGCCAAGCCTTAGACACATGAGGTTCTGTAAAGGGTGAGTTCGGTGGAGTTCATGGAAGCTAGGGTTTGGCCGGTGGTGGAACTGAAGAGGACATAGCTTCCCTGCACGCCGGGTAAGTTGATAGAAGAGTTTTGAGGGAAATGGGTAACGAGTTTGACGCCGATGTAAGGGAGAGAAGGGGAAGAGGACCATGAAGGCATGAGGAGGAGGGAGGAGGAAGGAAAGAGAGAGTGGTGTTGGCGAATTGGGGTTTGGAGAATGGTTGATGCTTTGGGGAGAGTGGATTGGAGGTGGTTCATCAGAGTGTGATGGGTAAGGATGGTGAATAGGGTCTCTGTGGATATGAAGactggagaagaagaagaagatgcactggTGCTAATGGCTTCGTCTTTGTTGGTGGTAGCGGCCattgatgatgttgttgttacGAGAGAATTGTGAAGGGTGACTTTTGGAGGTTAGGAAGAAGGCGCAAGGATTGGTGTGATCGACTTTGGAGGTTTTGTTTAGCTCAGGAGACTTTCCAATTTCCATGGAACCTAAAGctcaacctttttttattttttttattttacaaagacCTAAAAGGTCAACTTAAAAAATGGAaactgagaaaaaaataatggttaaatatttaaatatgtttgtaGTGATTCCAAATTAACTaacttgtatttttaatttttattgaaaataaattatttcatttttttaaatatgaatcaAGATATCTTTCACCTTAAAGTCAAAGATTATAGACTAATCTTTAAggtattgaaatttatttaaagaatttgtatcttctaataaatattttttcaaacacaCGAGATTAAATCCATGACTATATTTGCATGTTTAAAGCATAACCTTATCTAccaatcatataattttatgttgGTAAGTTATGTACTTTCTATACTAAATAAGTTGTTGATTCacaacaaattcaaattttatgaatgaaaaaatattattaagacGAAAGACGTATTAAATGTGATTTATTCGATGGTGAAACTTTACATCTACTTTGAtatgattaatattatataatatgaatttaaatctaatttaattCCACAAATTCACCCACTTAACATTACTTTGACTATATcaagttagtaaaaaaaattgctataGTCAATGTGAATTTTCAGCATCAAACATgaaacaattatatttatattgtttaataccattttttttaacaaaatcaaattgcATACAAGTTTGTCTAATTCTTCCTGGCTTAGACCAAGTCACTCCCATCTTATTTAGATTTAGTCCAAATTAGACATATACGACTTCATATTACTTTGGATATAAGGTTGTATTCgaatttgaaaaataagttcaGTGTAAAGCTAGGGTAAAGCAAATTACAAACATAATACCCGTCAAGTGTGCCCCGTGAACATCCCTTAGTTCTAAATAATACtgcggtttttttttttttctttaacgaGTATCTGATGAAAGAAAGGCTTTAGTATAAATAGAAAAGAAGTAAAGTGTTTTACAGAGAGAAAGTGAAGTGGAGAATGGAATTAAAGCACTTTATTTTCCAATTCTTTaatgttcttttgcttttttGACAAATTTGACGTTCTTTTGTTACTGTGCTTAAACTCATTTTAtaccatttttttatgattaccAACAATCATCAAAACTGAAATTCTCAGGTACGCAATGAATTGGAGTTGCTATGTGAATTGGAGTACAATCTAGTTGATCaatccaaagtattgctcaaAATAATAGCAttctttgtaaattatttataatctcACCTGTAATGATCTAGGCAGCTTTCGGCCAAATAAAAGGAATGAAATCAAAACATTAATCCATTCAGCTCAGAAGATTTCAGAGGAAAAAAAAACGTtttcttctttgtcatctcATTCTTGTGGAGATATTAAGCCCCCAGCAACTGTAAAATGCTACAGGACTCCACTACATATGATTTCTGCCTTTAATCATAGAAATATAACCAATggtttttcctttgatttttatttcttattccaCTGCATTAGACTAACTATTTTTTATCAGTCAAAACGTATTGCGTTTCTCAATTCCATACATTtaagatctcatttattttagtgTAAGATCAAATAACTTATGTTGATGTGACAAAATGATTTGGTATTCTTCTTAAACAGAGTAACAAGTTAGAGAAAGTTATAAGCAAGTGCCTTGAATGTTCCGCTATTACTATTACACAACAAATGCTCAGAAATTCTACAATTTGATGTGATAGCGAGTGAATCTACATTGAATTTtaaggaagaaacaaaaaataaaataaaggagcATGCATACACAAAAATAGCATAGAGCAAAGTAACCAAAGGAAAGAAGaggcaaaagaaaataaagtatcAATGTAGGCACAAATTATTTGTCAGTAGTAATTAAATGCCTACTAAGGCATCAATCTTGGAGGAAATACTCCAACTGGAGCTGGAAAGGCTCCACTGATCAGAAATCATACCTGCAGCTGAATTTGAAATAGCACCACCAGCATTAATTCCACATTTTGCTACCATCCTTACACTCTCTATCAACTCCTTGGTTCGAGCCTCTTGTGCCAAAATGTCCAGCAACTGTTCTGGGGTGATCACAAGCTTCACTTTCCAAAACCTACtgctaccaccaccaccaatacTGTTGCTGCTATTAACAACACCACTGCTCCTGCTAGAGAAGGCATCAATGTTATTATTCGAGGACCTCTTGAGCAACCCCATTCCCTGGTTGTGGTGGTGGTAGTCCAAGGACATTCTATACAAGGCAGGGTTTGAGATTGTAGGAACACTTTGAGATCTAACATGCCCTTGTCTCACAACAACGTTAACATTTTCACCATCACATGGTAGAGTGTCTATAttattgttgctgttgttgttgttgttgttgttgtttctgtTGCTGAATGGTAGCAGATAGTAGGATTGGCCTGGCTCCAGTTCTTCGAATTGGCTTAGTGGTTTCCAAAAGAGGTCGTGGCTTCTGAAAATGGCGTGCCCCGGGAACTCGTTGGTGATGAAACTCACGGTCACTGGAGCACTGAATTCCATGATACCACCGTTTGATGTTATCACTTTGATTGCTGCTGCATCAGGATCTGACATGGCCCCAAAGAAGCAGTTTCCCATGCTGGACTTCAAACCTATGTGGTAATAATTAAACTAGTATTGCTGATcttctaattttgtttttatgccTAGTATGCTTGGAGGGAATTATAGAGCGGGAAACTTGTGGAGGAGAAAAGTAGAGCTTGTTCTGTGGTCGGTTAGATTCTTCTTGTGAGCTTTCACAAAAGCTAGGCATGAACAAAATTAAAGGGCAGCAGCCTATGCTCCCATCATTATGCAATTTGGATAGGCTTGTGCATACAGCCTAATTATCATCAAAAAATAGTTAGTAGAAGCTTTTAGATTTGCACACTGCTCATACTCATATACAGAGGtagtttcttaaatattttgatactaCACTCCAATTAGAATTACAGTTTTAAATCTGTAATCAATAATGATCTTGAATGCAAATTTTATCATGTAAATTATTAGAGTAAAATTTCAATTCTACTTAAAGAACCATACCAAAATCCTTAAGGAAATGTAGCAAAATCTTGTCCATTCAAATTATAAAGAGTAACATATGATAGTTGATTTAAGAAATTCGATGGTgaaaattaaatactaaaataaataaaaaaaattgacgagtcttatttatttagattttttttataaaagagatCTAGTTAAGTAGTTTGCATGAGTTGTTGTATACCTCTCAATACttgtgtttaatttctagcaataaaaaaaaaatattttcctttgaCATAACTATTGTTGCCATTTACTGCATTGTATATAGACTGAGTGACTACTGGAGCTTGTATTGTTGTACATTTTTACTAGTGTCCCAAACTCCCAATACACCGGCTGTGTAAACGCGGAAATAGGAATATTGGTCTATACCATTTCTACACGGTTAACTTAGTCAAGTATGTCTCAGTAAACTATATATGGGCCACCTTATGTTACTTTCACAAAGTCTTTtatcaattaaacataaaagagGACAAATAATGTTGCAAATCAATTTTGGTCCCACTAGGCACGGCCCAAGagaaagaaagtaaaagcgCTAGTTCTTGTTACTTGGTCCACTTCAttggcctttttctttttggacaTTTGTCGTGTGATTTTGAAGGTGTCAAGACAAACACAGCTATAAATCCGTTGAGTTGCCTAGATTATGGAATAAAATTACTAACTCCAACAAAATGTCACAAGAAATTTCCCCCCTTAGGTCAAGTAGTGCTTTAGATTTTCCTTCATTTCAAGCTCATATGACATCCATTATAGTTCAATTTAAAAGTTGCAATGGGGTTTGGGCAAATCTTTGAATTGCATGTCAATTTCTTATTTTACTTGGAAAAAGTTGGGCGGAATGGACTCGAAAGTTGAAAATCAGAGGCATTCCAAGTGAGAATGAAATCCCTTTAGAGATTCATTGGTGATTGagtaatatataaatgaaatttcCATTGTTGGCCTTCTAACAGTGACTTCATATAAGAACGACATATACTATTTTATTGACACAAATAGTTTAGTCTCTTCAGCATATTGttaaaagtttgatttctaGTCATGTATATTAAAAAGAGTTTGATATCAATATCTCAAAGGATTGTACAAGAATGATAAATGTTGTTTggaaaaacttttaaataagcactttaagaaaaaaataataaaatgaatcatttgattattttttattattattcaatttttataaaatttgatacaaataatcaagataatataattttaattcaatgatTAAttctatataaatttattaatggtgtaataattgatataaattataaatgctAAAATTACACGAgcacataaatattatataaagaattacattttaaaaaaagaattacattCTATATGGAAGGATTAAATTACACAATaataaggtatttttttatttgtgaatattaattattaattttttagtgttAAACATAAATTAAGAACTATCTACGCCACAGAGAAAACTTTTTACGCTATCATCATCAGTAGGGAAAGCCTTGTAATCAATAGTTTATTAAGCAAATCAAAACCATATTATGTGGTTTTCAAG encodes the following:
- the LOC114370130 gene encoding uncharacterized protein LOC114370130; amino-acid sequence: MGNCFFGAMSDPDAAAIKVITSNGGIMEFSAPVTVSFITNEFPGHAIFRSHDLFWKPLSQFEELEPGQSYYLLPFSNRNNNNNNNNSNNNIDTLPCDGENVNVVVRQGHVRSQSVPTISNPALYRMSLDYHHHNQGMGLLKRSSNNNIDAFSSRSSGVVNSSNSIGGGGSSRFWKVKLVITPEQLLDILAQEARTKELIESVRMVAKCGINAGGAISNSAAGMISDQWSLSSSSWSISSKIDALVGI